In the Lepidochelys kempii isolate rLepKem1 chromosome 3, rLepKem1.hap2, whole genome shotgun sequence genome, one interval contains:
- the LOC140908930 gene encoding uncharacterized protein, which yields MQSQNRKRTPAWTERDVLDLITVWGDESVLSELHSKRQNANIFAKISRGMMDRGYNGDPQQCHVKIKELRQAYQKTKEANGRFYDELDAWKSRELPYYYPTPVHGHLQGRESHATGMRILGMRKMRRRIAHSRQAEKPFSPTARNCFITLEPIPSQTSQGGLLDHEAREGTSAANVSTLPLSSPSQRLAQIRRRKKSTRDEIFSELMQSSCTERAPQNVWRQTMSKSRKAENECDDRRDEQDERWWQRNERRQDKMLRLLGDQTDMLRRLVELQERQQAHKPPLQPLCNRLPFSSSSIASSPRRPRMQAGEAPGTQPLHPRGLPKQQKAGIQ from the exons atgcagtcccagaatcgcaaaagaactccagcatggaccgaacgggacgtactggatctgatcactgtatggggagatgaatccgtgctatcagaactccattccaaaagacaaaatgccaatatatttgccaaaatctccaggggcatgatggacagaggctacaacggggacccgcagcagtgccacgtgaaaattaaggagctcaggcaagcctaccaaaaaaccaaagaggcaaacggccgcttctatgatgagctagaTGCATGGAAGTCTAGGGAGCTTCCTTActactaccccacccctgtccatggacacctgcaagggagggagtctcacgcaacaggcatgaggattttggggatgaggaagatgaggaggaggatagcacacagcaggcaagcggagaaaccattctccccgactGCCAGGAACTGTTTTATCAccttggagccaataccctcccaaacctcccaaggtgggctcctggaccatgaagccagagaaggtacctctg ctgcaaatgtttcaacgctccccctatcatctccgtcccagaggctagcacagataagaaggcgaaaaaaaagcactcgcgatgaaatattctctgagctcatgcagtcctcctgcactgaaagagctccgCAGAATgtatggaggcaaacaatgtccaagtccaggaaagcagaaaatgaatgcgacgacaggagggacgagcaagatgagaggtggtggcagcgcaatgagaggaggcaggataaaatgctgaggctactgggggatcaaactgatatgctccggcgtctggtggagctgcaggaaaggcagcaggcgCACAAACCGCCGCTGCAGCCTCTGTGTAACCGCCTGCCCTtctcctcaagttccatagcctcctcacccagacgcccaagaatgcaggccggggaggctccaggcacccaaccactccaccccagagggctacccaagcaacagaaagctggcattcaataa